The Candidatus Zymogenus saltonus genome has a window encoding:
- a CDS encoding phosphoribosylaminoimidazolesuccinocarboxamide synthase, protein MKKTITKVEIGGRKPDYSGKVREIFDLGDELIIVATDRLSAFDVVFTDGIPEKGIILTEISNVWFSMLDFVENHIIETDIKKFPAPFNSQENFKGRSVYVKKADRIDMECITRGYLAGSGYKDYTNTGMISGTKLPKGLKLAQRLPEPIFTPSTKAEVGHDENITKDEARDMIGMDLFSKIEELSLSIYSFAHDKMEREGIILADTKFEFGLINGEIILIDEALTPDSSRYWPMDSYRVGESPPSFDKQFVRDFLETTDWDKTPPAPKLPDDIVLGTRDKYRKILEVIRKINSDI, encoded by the coding sequence ATGAAAAAGACAATTACCAAGGTTGAGATAGGGGGCCGAAAGCCGGACTACTCCGGGAAGGTCAGGGAGATATTCGATCTCGGGGACGAGCTGATTATCGTGGCCACCGACCGCCTCTCCGCCTTCGACGTAGTCTTCACGGACGGGATTCCGGAAAAGGGGATAATCCTGACCGAGATATCAAACGTCTGGTTTTCTATGCTCGACTTCGTCGAGAACCATATAATAGAAACGGACATCAAAAAATTCCCAGCCCCCTTCAACTCCCAGGAGAATTTCAAGGGGAGGAGCGTCTACGTCAAAAAGGCGGATCGGATCGACATGGAGTGCATTACGAGGGGGTACCTCGCCGGCTCCGGCTACAAGGACTACACAAATACCGGGATGATCTCAGGGACGAAGCTACCGAAGGGTCTCAAGCTCGCCCAGAGGCTCCCGGAGCCGATCTTCACCCCGTCGACCAAGGCGGAGGTGGGACACGACGAGAACATCACGAAGGATGAGGCGAGAGACATGATCGGCATGGACCTCTTTTCCAAGATAGAGGAGCTGAGCCTTTCAATATACAGCTTTGCCCACGACAAGATGGAGAGGGAGGGGATAATCCTGGCGGACACCAAGTTTGAGTTCGGCCTGATTAACGGAGAGATAATCCTTATAGACGAGGCGCTGACGCCCGACTCTTCCCGCTACTGGCCGATGGACTCCTACAGAGTGGGAGAGTCTCCACCCAGCTTCGACAAGCAGTTCGTGAGGGACTTCCTCGAGACGACCGACTGGGACAAGACGCCGCCGGCTCCCAAGCTCCCCGATGATATAGTTTTGGGAACGAGGGACAAGTACCGCAAGATACTCGAGGTGATCCGTAAGATCAATAGCGACATATGA
- a CDS encoding lytic transglycosylase domain-containing protein: protein MRWLKIPFSGFKRGALKMCLAILAITALALPGLFFRPENPPVGLGEISYKILIDRKSGEEIDNFDILEYIRSFETGLTEEEERELASLIYFESMKYGYDPEFILAIIQIESAFNPTAISVVGARGLMQIMPATGREIASEVDIEWEGTKTLYDPEKNISMGMYYLFKMLLKYRDLRLALVAYNAGPGYVDGMLKRGRRLPDKYVDKVMGAYEKIKLQGL, encoded by the coding sequence GTGAGGTGGCTTAAGATCCCATTCTCGGGATTTAAGCGAGGGGCGCTTAAAATGTGCCTTGCCATATTGGCAATAACAGCCTTGGCCCTGCCGGGGCTTTTTTTTAGGCCTGAAAATCCACCAGTCGGACTCGGTGAGATATCGTACAAGATTTTGATCGACCGGAAAAGCGGGGAGGAGATCGACAACTTTGACATCCTCGAATATATACGCTCCTTCGAGACCGGATTGACCGAGGAGGAGGAAAGGGAGCTCGCCTCTCTTATATATTTCGAGTCGATGAAGTACGGCTACGATCCTGAGTTCATCCTCGCCATCATTCAGATAGAGAGCGCCTTCAATCCGACGGCGATCTCCGTTGTGGGGGCGAGGGGGCTCATGCAGATCATGCCGGCGACTGGAAGGGAGATAGCCAGCGAGGTAGATATCGAGTGGGAGGGGACAAAGACCCTCTACGACCCGGAGAAAAACATCAGCATGGGGATGTACTACCTCTTCAAGATGCTCCTGAAATATCGGGATTTGAGGCTCGCACTGGTGGCCTACAACGCCGGCCCCGGTTACGTGGACGGGATGTTGAAGAGGGGAAGAAGGCTCCCCGACAAGTATGTCGACAAGGTCATGGGGGCCTACGAGAAGATAAAGCTTCAGGGACTGTAG
- a CDS encoding AIR synthase family protein, whose amino-acid sequence MKKDESLPSGKLKYDLLDSILKGFSSDDPRVRLGPRVGEDAAVIDMGDRCLVVTTDPITFTAENIGHYSINVNANDIAVHGAVPKWFLVTLLLPEGETDENSVRGIFDQVKEAMRPLGISLIGGHTEVTDSVTRPVISGVMMGEVEPAFLITTGGAKPGDLLFLTKGIPIEGTAIIAAEKEELLLKEGVDPKVIADAKNFLMRPGISVVEDTRIAAEAAPITSMHDPTEGGLAAGLNELAIAANVTISVKKDSIPVYPEGEALCKIFDINPIGTISSGALLFTAAPEYRERLEAAFGEKGIPLSVIGGVEKPSAERVYIIEKGSAGLSRASLPYIERDEILKIFG is encoded by the coding sequence ATGAAGAAAGACGAATCATTGCCGAGCGGTAAGCTCAAATACGACCTTCTGGATTCCATACTGAAGGGATTTTCTTCGGACGACCCGAGGGTCAGGCTCGGCCCCAGGGTCGGCGAGGACGCGGCGGTGATAGACATGGGCGATAGATGCCTCGTCGTCACTACCGACCCCATCACCTTTACGGCGGAAAACATCGGCCACTACTCCATAAACGTCAACGCCAACGACATAGCCGTACATGGGGCCGTCCCGAAGTGGTTCCTCGTGACCCTCCTCCTGCCGGAGGGGGAGACCGACGAAAATTCTGTGAGGGGGATCTTCGATCAGGTGAAGGAGGCTATGAGGCCCCTTGGTATATCCCTCATCGGAGGGCACACGGAGGTGACCGACTCCGTCACCCGCCCCGTAATCAGCGGCGTCATGATGGGTGAGGTCGAACCAGCATTCCTAATAACCACCGGAGGCGCGAAGCCCGGGGATCTCTTATTTCTCACAAAGGGAATACCGATAGAGGGAACGGCGATAATCGCCGCGGAGAAGGAAGAGCTGCTCTTGAAGGAGGGGGTAGATCCGAAGGTAATCGCCGACGCGAAGAATTTCTTAATGAGGCCCGGGATAAGCGTCGTCGAGGACACCCGGATAGCCGCAGAAGCGGCTCCGATAACATCTATGCACGACCCGACTGAGGGGGGACTCGCCGCGGGGCTCAACGAGCTGGCGATCGCGGCGAACGTGACCATATCGGTGAAAAAGGACAGTATCCCCGTCTACCCCGAGGGGGAGGCACTCTGCAAAATCTTCGACATAAACCCGATCGGCACGATCTCCTCGGGGGCTCTCCTCTTCACCGCAGCCCCCGAATACAGGGAGAGGCTCGAGGCGGCCTTTGGGGAAAAGGGTATCCCCTTGAGCGTGATCGGCGGCGTCGAGAAGCCTTCGGCGGAGAGGGTCTACATCATAGAGAAGGGATCGGCGGGCCTGTCCCGCGCCTCCCTCCCCTACATCGAGAGGGACGAGATATTAAAGATATTTGGATAA
- a CDS encoding HAD family phosphatase encodes MKRTKLKGIEGVIFDFDGTLAEMKIDFPSIYTKVYELTGEYGMDASKLKETYLIEVIEEITSILGGEAGKRFYETAIKIVVAEELVSAREASLFPGTRELILWLKEMGIKVGIVTRNCAEAVLSVYPEVKREVDLFLPRDSVKRIKPDPQHLIEALNALRVADTRCLMVGDHPIDIKSAIRVNMIPVGVLTGHSTEEELLDAGAELILADATRLMDEIN; translated from the coding sequence GTGAAGAGGACAAAGCTGAAAGGGATTGAGGGAGTCATATTCGACTTCGACGGAACGCTGGCGGAGATGAAGATCGACTTCCCCTCGATATACACCAAGGTCTACGAGCTGACGGGGGAGTACGGGATGGACGCCTCAAAGCTCAAGGAGACCTATCTTATAGAGGTGATAGAGGAGATCACCTCCATTCTGGGGGGAGAGGCCGGAAAGAGATTTTACGAGACGGCGATTAAGATCGTCGTGGCCGAGGAGCTCGTCTCGGCAAGGGAGGCCTCCCTCTTTCCCGGCACCAGGGAGCTTATCTTATGGCTTAAGGAAATGGGAATAAAGGTAGGCATAGTGACGAGGAACTGCGCCGAAGCGGTCCTCTCGGTCTATCCGGAGGTTAAAAGGGAGGTGGATCTCTTTTTGCCCAGGGACAGCGTGAAGCGGATAAAGCCGGACCCCCAGCACCTTATCGAGGCCCTTAACGCCCTCCGTGTGGCCGATACCCGCTGCCTCATGGTGGGGGACCACCCCATCGACATCAAGTCGGCGATCAGGGTAAACATGATCCCCGTGGGCGTCCTGACGGGGCACTCGACCGAGGAGGAGCTCCTCGATGCGGGCGCCGAGTTAATCCTCGCCGACGCAACGAGATTAATGGATGAGATAAATTGA
- a CDS encoding DUF763 domain-containing protein: MKRGTAILPLHGGRAPRWLMDRMIRLAREIIIIIVSDFGSKEVLRRMSDPFWFQSFGCLLGFDWHSSGVTTTVTAAVKGGISGIERELDLYVAGGKGARSRKTPDEIASRGADISVDPEDLVYLSRFSAKVDNNAVMDGYQIYLHNFIFTGDGSWAVVQQGMNEKCRTARRYHWLGEAVDDMVSDPQAAICCDRREGIITNLTDGRAKNAREVAARLAVERPETIVKELTKIKGKAKDNDFTLPRRHAVTADDIDPKRLYKIFLSTYERRPKDFEALLVSQGVGPKALRALTLIAEVIYGAEASFTDPARFSFAHGGKDGHPYPVDRENYDRSIETLRRAAKLAKVGRTEKMDALKRLDRFYRTLLENAFKERCHRNFKSEEDKAERD, from the coding sequence ATGAAGAGAGGGACGGCAATCCTCCCCCTCCACGGCGGCAGGGCGCCCAGGTGGCTGATGGATCGAATGATCCGCCTGGCGAGGGAGATTATCATTATCATCGTGTCCGATTTCGGCTCGAAGGAGGTCTTAAGGAGGATGTCCGACCCCTTCTGGTTCCAGTCCTTCGGCTGTCTCCTCGGGTTTGACTGGCACTCCAGCGGCGTCACCACAACGGTGACCGCCGCGGTAAAGGGTGGAATCTCCGGCATCGAGAGGGAGCTCGACCTCTACGTCGCCGGCGGGAAAGGGGCTAGGTCGAGAAAGACGCCCGATGAGATAGCAAGCCGCGGCGCGGATATATCAGTCGATCCCGAAGACCTCGTATACCTCTCCCGGTTCTCGGCCAAGGTCGACAACAACGCCGTCATGGACGGCTACCAGATCTACCTCCATAATTTCATCTTCACGGGGGACGGGAGCTGGGCCGTGGTTCAGCAGGGGATGAACGAGAAGTGCAGAACGGCACGCCGTTACCACTGGCTCGGGGAGGCGGTTGACGACATGGTCTCCGACCCGCAGGCCGCGATATGCTGCGACAGGAGGGAGGGGATTATCACAAACCTGACCGACGGCAGGGCGAAAAACGCAAGGGAGGTGGCGGCAAGGCTCGCTGTCGAACGCCCCGAGACGATCGTGAAGGAACTTACAAAGATAAAGGGTAAGGCAAAAGACAACGACTTTACGCTTCCCCGGCGCCACGCGGTTACAGCCGACGACATCGATCCGAAGAGGCTCTACAAGATATTCCTCTCCACATACGAGAGAAGGCCCAAGGACTTCGAGGCGCTGCTGGTATCCCAGGGGGTGGGGCCGAAGGCGCTCCGGGCCCTTACGCTGATCGCGGAGGTGATCTACGGAGCCGAGGCGTCATTCACCGATCCCGCCCGATTCAGCTTCGCCCACGGCGGCAAGGACGGTCACCCCTACCCGGTCGACAGGGAGAACTACGACAGATCCATCGAGACGCTGAGACGGGCGGCAAAGTTGGCGAAGGTCGGCAGGACCGAAAAGATGGATGCACTGAAAAGGCTGGATCGTTTTTACAGAACGCTTTTAGAGAACGCTTTTAAAGAACGATGTCACAGGAATTTTAAGAGTGAAGAGGACAAAGCTGAAAGGGATTGA